CGCCGACCGGCACACTTGTTCAGAAAGGCGTAACAGACCGCAACCTTGCGAAATTTCGCGAAGATGTGGTCGATGGCCATCTTGCACAGGTTTCATGGATTGTGGCCCCATATCAATACTGCGAGCACCCGGAGGCTTCACCTCGTGATGGAGCCTACTTCATCAACCTCATATTGGAAGCACTTACCGCCAACCCCGAGGTGTGGAGCAAGACAGCTTTCATCATCAACTATGACGAGAACGATGGTTTGTTCGATCATATCGTGCCACCGATGCCACCACTGACACGGGAACCAAATACGCAGGGGCTTGTTTCGCCGGACCTGGTCGATGCTCTTTCTGACGAATTCATCGACATGGATAAATTCCCGCATGAGCGCAGGCCGCTGGTTCCAGGAACCGATCCGGGCGGGATGCAACCAATTGGCCTTGGGCCGCGCGTTCCTCTGCTTATCATTTCGCCATGGACTACGGGCGGATGGGTATGTTCGCAGACATTTGACCACACCTCTGTTTTGCAATTCCTTGAGGCTCGCTTCGGGATTCAAGAGCCGAATATCAACAAGTGGCGTCGCTCAATCTGCGGCGATTTGACCTCAGCCTTTGACTTTAGCGGAGCTGGTCACCCAGTAACTGAGAGCTTCCCTGTGCCCGCTGTTTTGGCCTCGCTGCATCAGCCGTATAGTGTGCCGGCGGTACAATCCATGCCGGAGCAAGAGCCTGGCACACGGCCTGCACGGGCTCTGCCGTATGAGTTCTACACGCATTGCCGCATCGATAGTAAGCAGGATAAGCTCTGGATCGATTTTGAAAATACAGGTAAGGCCGGTGCCGCTTTTTATGCACGCAATGGACTTCTTCCTCACGAAGCGCCGCGCCGTTACTCGGTTTCGGCAGCGAACACCATCTCCGATTACTGGCTCCTTTCCGGTAACGACTTGAATCGCAAACCAGGCAAAGAGCCACGAGTCGATCTTGATTACGACATCACGTTGCAGGGTCCGAATGGTTTCCTGAGCCACTTTCAAGGCACTGTCGCTGCACTTAACCAGGCCAATCCAGAGGTCACTATCCGTTATGATCGCGATAGTGGCGAGGTTCGACTTACCTTAGTCAATGCAGGAGCTTTGCCTGCATCGCTCAAGGTTGTCAACACCTATGCAGCTCAGGAGCCCAGCCGTCAGCTTACGATTCAGGCCGGCGCCAAGACTGAGGATCGCTGGTCGCTTGCAGCGAGTTCTGGCTGGTTCGATCTACAAATCACGTCCAATGATTCCGCAACCTTCCTGCGGCGATTTGCTGGCCATATGGAAACAGGACGGCCGAGCACTAGTGATCCAGCAATATATAAGGACGAGGCTTAAACAACATAACCTATCAACATCGAATCAACGACCTGAGATACAAAGGACTCCCTGGAGGGATACATACTCCACGGAGTCCTTTGTATTAATGAACTTTGCGCAGGATTTTTCATTGCGACATTGATATACGACAAAATCTGTCGTATATTCTTTTTAGCGGAACCGAATAACTGCATGGATGGATGAAAGCAATGAATTAAGAGGAACCAGGGCCCTGCGGAATATCTCTTGGCGGAGACCGCGAAGACCCTGGAGCTACAGCCGGATCGACTGCGAGCTATCTGCATTATAGGGTCGTCTCTCGAACTGGCTCAAACTTCTGTTATCAATCCAACTTTTTAAATTGCGTTTTTGAAGAACGCTCAGGTATTTGCCGTCGCGTTGTTGTGGTTCGGCAAAGATGCTTGAATCTTGCGGTCGAGGATGTCGTGCGCCCTTTTTCAGGCGTCATTGGTCCTCATAATCCGCGAAATGGAATCGCAAGGGTCGTCTTTTTGAGGGGACGCCGATTGCCAAACGGAGACTAAATTCGAGGATGACGATGAGCCAGAAGACACAAAAAGTACAGGCCAAAAAGAAGACAGCCCAGGCAGTGATGTTTGGAAACGCTCGCGGTTTGGTAGCAATGGGAACCCTGGCAGCTTATGCCGTGATGGGCGCAAATCGTCCGGCGATGGCAGCTGTTTGGAAGATTGATCCAAGTGGTAATGGAGCTTCAGCCACATTGCCGCTGAAACGATTTGACATTGCCGTTGGTCCACTGGATGCCGCGATTGAAGCTTATGAAAAGGCGACCGGCCTATCGGTGAAGATTGTGCTGCCGAACGGCACATTAGCGGGGTTCAATTCTCACGGTGTGACGGGACTGTACCGCGAGGACGAAGCACTTCGACTACTGCTGAACGGAACAGGGCTGAACTACCGCGCTGAAGATGCAACAACCATGGTTGTCGGTGTGCAGGCAAAGGATACGGTATCGGTTACATCTGCGGTGCCTGACTCCATCTCAATGGGTAAGTTTACGGAGCCTCTACTTGAGACGGCGCAGAGCGTGAGCGTGGTGCCCACATTTGTGTTGCAAGACGAGGGCGTTTCCACTCTGCGCGACACATTACGCAACGTTCCAGGAATCAGCCTTGCAGCAGGTGAGGCGGGTGCGCAGGGCGACAATCTAACCATCCGCGGCTTTACGGCTCGCAACGATATTTTTCTGGATGGAATTCGTGATTTCGGCAGCTATTATCGCGACTCATTCAACTATGAGCAGGTCGAGGCGTTAGAGGGACCAGCGGGAATCCAGTTTGGACGTGGTTCGACGGGCGGCGTAATCAACCAGGAGAGCAAGGTTCCACAAGTTGATAAGTTCGTGCATGTGGATAC
This DNA window, taken from Acidicapsa ligni, encodes the following:
- a CDS encoding phosphocholine-specific phospholipase C, translating into MRTRRDFLRLAATAASTAIIPASIRKALAIPARRVTGTIQDVEHVVILMQENRSFDHYFGSLRGVRGFNDPRPARQPNGKPVWYQPAASVKTHHFHDRGLHLGAEHVLPFYINPKLTTEFQAGTDHGWSSGHQAWNRGHHNQWVTQKQDVMTMGYLKREDVAFHYALADAFTICDAYHCSVHANTAPNRIYLWSGTMDAANSLGKKANGPGFGERPKKNGYTWTTYPERLEKAGVSWKLYQGGTGEPGTPTDNYTDNSLEFFSQYQVDEGASPTGTLVQKGVTDRNLAKFREDVVDGHLAQVSWIVAPYQYCEHPEASPRDGAYFINLILEALTANPEVWSKTAFIINYDENDGLFDHIVPPMPPLTREPNTQGLVSPDLVDALSDEFIDMDKFPHERRPLVPGTDPGGMQPIGLGPRVPLLIISPWTTGGWVCSQTFDHTSVLQFLEARFGIQEPNINKWRRSICGDLTSAFDFSGAGHPVTESFPVPAVLASLHQPYSVPAVQSMPEQEPGTRPARALPYEFYTHCRIDSKQDKLWIDFENTGKAGAAFYARNGLLPHEAPRRYSVSAANTISDYWLLSGNDLNRKPGKEPRVDLDYDITLQGPNGFLSHFQGTVAALNQANPEVTIRYDRDSGEVRLTLVNAGALPASLKVVNTYAAQEPSRQLTIQAGAKTEDRWSLAASSGWFDLQITSNDSATFLRRFAGHMETGRPSTSDPAIYKDEA